One window of Pseudacidobacterium ailaaui genomic DNA carries:
- the ispG gene encoding flavodoxin-dependent (E)-4-hydroxy-3-methylbut-2-enyl-diphosphate synthase — MPVIQRRKTVTVRIGNVRVGSEAPVAVQSMTNTDTADVPATIQQVAALAAAGSELVRVTVNNDDAARAVPYIVEGLAKAGIHVPIIGDFHYNGHILLKKYPDCAKALAKYRINPGNVSIGRKDDDNFRTMIECAIENDKPVRIGVNWGSLDQALLTRLMDENSRRPDPLDARDVMMEAMCRSALDSAAAAEHYGLAHDKIIISGKVSGVRDLIDVYEMLASRCDYPLHLGLTEAGMGMKGIVASTAGLAPLLLKGIGDTIRVSLTPKPGGDRTEEVLTAQQILQSLGIRSFTPQVTACPGCGRTTSTFFQELAQQIQNYLRDSMPVWRQRYPGVEELKLAVMGCVVNGPGESKHANIGISLPGTFEEPKAPVYVDGRLLTTLRGDTIVEDFKRILNEYVETRYGSRSATEELVSAH; from the coding sequence ATGCCAGTCATTCAGCGCAGAAAAACCGTCACCGTCCGGATAGGCAATGTCCGCGTCGGTTCCGAGGCGCCCGTGGCCGTCCAGTCCATGACCAACACTGATACCGCCGATGTTCCGGCGACCATTCAGCAAGTGGCCGCATTGGCTGCCGCTGGGTCAGAACTCGTCCGTGTAACAGTGAACAACGACGATGCTGCCCGGGCCGTACCCTACATTGTGGAAGGGCTGGCAAAGGCCGGGATTCACGTCCCCATCATCGGTGATTTCCACTACAACGGCCATATTTTGCTCAAGAAATATCCGGACTGCGCCAAAGCGCTGGCCAAATATCGCATCAATCCGGGAAATGTCTCCATTGGACGCAAGGACGACGACAATTTCCGTACCATGATTGAGTGCGCAATCGAAAACGACAAGCCGGTCCGCATTGGCGTCAACTGGGGTTCCCTGGACCAGGCGCTTCTGACGCGCCTGATGGATGAAAACTCCCGGCGCCCCGACCCTCTGGATGCGCGCGACGTCATGATGGAAGCCATGTGCCGCAGTGCACTGGATTCGGCCGCAGCCGCTGAGCACTACGGCCTTGCCCACGACAAAATCATCATTAGCGGAAAAGTCAGCGGCGTCCGTGACCTGATTGATGTCTATGAGATGCTGGCCAGCCGCTGCGATTATCCTTTGCACCTTGGCCTGACCGAGGCCGGTATGGGCATGAAAGGGATCGTCGCCTCCACGGCCGGACTGGCCCCGCTGCTGCTGAAAGGCATTGGCGATACCATCCGGGTCTCACTCACGCCCAAGCCGGGCGGAGACCGCACCGAAGAGGTGCTCACGGCGCAGCAGATTCTGCAATCCCTGGGAATCCGCAGCTTCACGCCCCAGGTCACCGCCTGCCCCGGATGTGGCCGTACCACCAGCACCTTCTTCCAGGAACTGGCCCAGCAAATACAAAACTATCTGCGCGATTCCATGCCCGTCTGGCGGCAGCGCTACCCAGGCGTTGAGGAGTTGAAGCTCGCCGTCATGGGCTGCGTGGTCAATGGACCCGGCGAATCCAAACACGCCAACATTGGCATCTCGCTGCCCGGCACTTTCGAGGAGCCGAAGGCCCCGGTCTATGTGGATGGCCGCCTGCTGACCACCCTGCGCGGCGACACAATTGTCGAGGACTTCAAAAGGATCCTCAATGAGTATGTGGAAACACGCTATGGTAGCCGCTCAGCCACAGAAGAACTTGTCTCTGCGCATTGA
- the trmFO gene encoding methylenetetrahydrofolate--tRNA-(uracil(54)-C(5))-methyltransferase (FADH(2)-oxidizing) TrmFO, giving the protein MSRIRVIGGGLAGPEAALVAARMGVEVDLYEMRPVRSTPAHQTADFGELVCSNSLKSESENSAPWLLKQELRRAGSPLLACADASAVPAGHALAVDRVEFSRQITEALEREPRIHVHREEVTRLGPEDGITIVASGPLTSSALSEEIARLTGSSHLAFYDSISPIVEADSINMDRVYFAARWDKGTADYINCPFTKEEYDAFYDALVSAETVQEKAWEKLCYFEGCLPIEELARRGRDTLRFGPMKPVGLRDPRTGKTPYAVVQLRCENLRADSYNLVGFQNHLKYGEQARVLRMIPGLEGARFLRYGQIHRNTYINAPRVLMETLNLREYPNIYFAGQISGVEGYTESIASGFLAGLYAAHAALGARPVPVPRATALGALVHYITHADPENFQPANITFDLLVPLEEKLRKEIRNKKERHRVQCERALAAFAQWWQTAVNPAVHSF; this is encoded by the coding sequence GTGAGCCGGATTCGGGTGATTGGCGGAGGGCTTGCGGGCCCGGAGGCAGCTCTGGTTGCTGCGCGCATGGGCGTGGAGGTTGATCTTTATGAAATGCGCCCCGTGCGTTCAACCCCGGCGCACCAAACGGCTGACTTTGGAGAGCTCGTCTGTTCCAATTCTTTGAAGTCTGAGAGCGAAAACAGCGCCCCATGGCTACTGAAGCAGGAGTTGCGCAGGGCAGGGTCGCCCCTGCTGGCATGTGCTGACGCCAGTGCTGTGCCTGCCGGGCACGCTCTCGCAGTGGACCGCGTAGAGTTTTCGCGGCAGATAACGGAAGCCCTGGAACGGGAGCCGCGCATCCATGTGCATCGTGAGGAAGTGACCAGGCTTGGTCCTGAGGACGGTATCACAATTGTGGCCTCTGGGCCATTGACGTCCTCTGCGCTATCGGAAGAGATTGCGCGCCTGACGGGAAGCAGCCACCTCGCGTTCTATGACTCCATCAGTCCGATTGTGGAAGCTGATTCCATCAATATGGACCGCGTCTACTTTGCAGCACGCTGGGACAAAGGCACGGCAGATTACATCAACTGTCCCTTCACGAAGGAAGAATACGACGCCTTCTATGATGCTTTGGTTTCCGCGGAGACGGTGCAGGAAAAAGCATGGGAAAAGCTCTGCTATTTTGAAGGCTGCCTGCCGATTGAGGAGCTGGCACGGCGCGGTCGCGATACGTTACGGTTTGGTCCGATGAAACCCGTTGGCCTGCGCGATCCGCGAACGGGAAAGACGCCATATGCGGTCGTGCAGCTGCGCTGCGAAAATCTCCGCGCTGACTCGTATAATCTGGTCGGCTTTCAAAACCATCTCAAGTATGGCGAGCAGGCGCGGGTGCTGCGCATGATCCCCGGCCTGGAAGGGGCGAGATTTCTGCGCTATGGGCAGATTCATCGCAACACATACATCAATGCTCCGCGCGTATTAATGGAGACGCTGAATCTGCGCGAGTATCCCAACATTTACTTTGCGGGGCAGATTTCCGGCGTGGAGGGATACACAGAATCCATTGCCAGTGGTTTCCTGGCGGGACTCTATGCAGCACATGCGGCGTTGGGCGCAAGACCGGTGCCTGTTCCCAGGGCCACGGCTCTCGGAGCGCTGGTGCATTACATCACCCACGCCGATCCTGAAAATTTTCAGCCGGCCAATATTACCTTTGACTTGCTGGTGCCTCTTGAAGAGAAATTGCGGAAAGAGATACGGAACAAAAAGGAACGCCACCGTGTGCAGTGCGAACGCGCATTGGCGGCGTTCGCACAATGGTGGCAGACAGCAGTCAATCCAGCGGTCCACTCTTTTTAA
- a CDS encoding GNAT family N-acetyltransferase — translation MTHIRSATPADVPLIYSFIRELAEYEREPHAVRITEMELLRDGFGENRYYECLIAEEDQQAAGFALYFPIYSTWQGPSLHLEDLFVRPEFRGRGIGKALLREVAAVAVKRGCKRLQWDVLEWNGPAIRFYHSIGATLLQEWRRMRVTDQALQALAAADEVRA, via the coding sequence ATGACGCATATCCGCTCTGCTACGCCAGCCGATGTTCCTTTGATCTACTCGTTCATCAGAGAACTTGCCGAGTATGAACGCGAGCCACACGCGGTGAGAATCACCGAAATGGAATTGCTGAGGGACGGCTTTGGAGAAAACCGTTATTACGAGTGTCTGATTGCGGAGGAAGACCAGCAGGCTGCGGGGTTTGCTCTTTACTTCCCGATTTACTCTACCTGGCAGGGCCCCAGTCTGCATCTGGAAGATTTGTTCGTGCGTCCGGAGTTCCGCGGCAGAGGCATCGGAAAGGCCCTGCTGCGTGAGGTGGCTGCGGTTGCTGTGAAGCGCGGCTGCAAACGGCTGCAATGGGACGTGCTCGAATGGAATGGGCCTGCCATCCGGTTTTATCACTCGATTGGGGCCACCCTGCTGCAGGAATGGCGGCGCATGCGCGTGACCGACCAGGCATTGCAGGCACTGGCTGCGGCCGATGAGGTGCGGGCGTGA
- a CDS encoding efflux RND transporter permease subunit produces MISTPPLVVPETQNFWLSRSVRTVFFFAVVLTVVGVYLAFQVPISVFPETNFPRVVIGVDNGVMPVEQMQVTITKPIEDAVNSVPGLETVRSTTSRGSAEVSLFFNWNVDMFRTLQLVDAALAKVEQTLPPTARITTNRLTFATFPILGYSLTSDTLSQTQLWELATYELKPPLNRVAGVSMVTVQGGQVPEFHVVPDMARMQASAVTITDLVNAIQASNIIDSPGLYEENHQLILGLVGAQVHSASELGQLVIKTTPGGAPVRVADVADVRPGTLPVYTVVTANGKPAVLLNITRQPSSNTVAVANAVADEVQQLQKKLPPGVKLAPFYDQSELVRESISSVRDAILIGLVLACVILFLFLRDWTSSIIAGLVIPVTVAVTIVFLWVIGESFNLMTLGGLAAAIGLVIDDAIVVVENIVLHRDSGETRVEAVRKALAEITKPLIGSTITPVVVFLPLISVSGVTGSFFRALAVTMTAALLTSLLLALTWTPGLGLVLLREQRQERHAGPGRLLRRVMGWHGRALNLALSRPLLLAAGCIVLILGTWFAYQSLGSDMLPEMDEGGFILDYIMPAGSSLSETNRVLEHVERILQSTPEVESTSRRTGLQLGLAAVTEANTGDISVKLKKDRDRGIDEIMADVREKIRASEPELDIEFTQVLQDMIGDLSNSPEPIQIKIFANDQNLLNQLGERVADTISKIPGVVDVQNGVENTISGPATNFQVDPVVAARLGFTPQEVSQDATSILDGIPTTDPLIANNRPYTIRVRLGEATRSSLEAIENTVFNSSTGHTATLGSLANIQQLPPQNEIRRENLQQMIVVTGRLEGSDLGTAMAQVQQAVAGLHLPPNVRVTYGGTYEEQQKSFHDLMRVLLLALALVFGVLLTEFRNFAAPAAILASSVLSIAGVVFALLLTGTTFNVASFMGLIMVIGIVAKNGILLLDADEKFRAEGVSPRDAMVHAAQRRLRPILMTAIAAVCGMLPLAFAIGSGSQMLQPLAIAVIGGLCISMVLSLVVTPVVYYYLTRSREML; encoded by the coding sequence ATGATTAGCACCCCTCCTTTGGTGGTGCCGGAAACACAGAATTTCTGGCTTTCGCGCTCGGTGCGGACAGTCTTTTTCTTTGCCGTTGTTCTTACCGTGGTGGGAGTGTATCTGGCGTTTCAGGTGCCCATCTCTGTTTTTCCTGAGACGAATTTTCCGCGCGTGGTGATCGGCGTGGACAACGGCGTAATGCCGGTTGAGCAGATGCAGGTGACCATCACCAAACCGATAGAAGATGCGGTGAACAGCGTTCCCGGTCTGGAGACAGTGCGGTCCACAACCAGCCGCGGGTCGGCGGAAGTAAGCCTATTTTTCAACTGGAATGTGGACATGTTCCGCACGCTGCAACTGGTAGATGCGGCGCTGGCAAAAGTTGAGCAAACACTGCCGCCCACGGCGCGCATTACGACCAACCGTTTGACCTTTGCCACATTTCCCATCCTTGGCTACAGCCTCACCTCGGACACCCTTTCGCAGACCCAGCTGTGGGAGCTAGCGACCTATGAGTTGAAGCCGCCACTGAACCGGGTTGCCGGAGTCAGCATGGTCACGGTGCAGGGAGGACAGGTCCCTGAATTTCATGTGGTGCCGGACATGGCGCGGATGCAGGCTTCCGCCGTGACCATTACGGACCTGGTGAATGCAATCCAGGCATCCAATATCATTGATTCTCCCGGCCTGTATGAGGAGAACCATCAACTCATTCTGGGCCTGGTAGGAGCACAGGTACACAGTGCTTCTGAACTGGGCCAGCTGGTCATCAAGACCACGCCGGGAGGGGCCCCGGTCCGCGTGGCCGATGTAGCAGATGTGAGGCCGGGCACGCTGCCTGTTTACACCGTAGTCACGGCGAACGGCAAGCCTGCAGTTTTGTTGAACATTACAAGGCAGCCTTCCAGTAATACCGTGGCTGTGGCGAACGCAGTCGCCGATGAGGTGCAACAGCTCCAAAAGAAGCTTCCGCCGGGAGTGAAGCTCGCGCCCTTCTATGACCAGTCGGAGCTGGTGCGCGAGAGTATTTCGAGTGTGCGCGACGCCATTCTGATTGGACTTGTGCTGGCCTGCGTCATCCTGTTTCTCTTTTTGCGCGACTGGACCTCATCCATCATTGCCGGGCTCGTCATTCCTGTAACAGTAGCGGTTACGATTGTCTTTCTCTGGGTGATTGGCGAGAGCTTTAACCTGATGACCCTCGGTGGTCTGGCGGCCGCCATCGGATTGGTGATTGATGACGCAATTGTGGTGGTCGAGAACATCGTCCTGCACCGCGACTCCGGCGAAACGCGGGTGGAGGCAGTGCGCAAGGCGCTGGCGGAAATCACGAAGCCACTGATTGGCTCCACGATCACACCGGTGGTTGTCTTTCTGCCGCTCATTTCTGTTTCCGGAGTGACGGGAAGCTTCTTCCGTGCGCTTGCAGTAACCATGACGGCGGCGTTGTTGACGTCCCTGCTGCTGGCCCTGACCTGGACGCCGGGACTTGGTCTTGTTCTGCTACGCGAGCAGAGACAAGAGCGTCATGCCGGTCCGGGCCGTTTGCTGCGTCGGGTGATGGGATGGCATGGCCGGGCCCTTAATCTGGCGCTTTCAAGACCGCTGCTGCTCGCTGCCGGGTGCATCGTCCTCATTCTTGGGACATGGTTTGCTTATCAGTCGCTGGGTTCTGACATGCTTCCGGAGATGGACGAGGGCGGCTTTATTCTGGACTACATCATGCCAGCCGGAAGCTCGTTGTCAGAGACCAATCGTGTGCTGGAGCATGTGGAGCGTATTCTGCAGTCGACCCCGGAGGTGGAGAGTACATCGCGGAGGACCGGGCTGCAGTTAGGGCTGGCTGCGGTCACAGAGGCAAATACCGGGGACATTTCCGTAAAGCTGAAAAAAGACCGCGACCGGGGAATTGACGAAATCATGGCGGACGTCCGCGAAAAGATCCGGGCCTCCGAACCGGAGTTGGACATTGAATTTACGCAGGTCCTGCAGGACATGATCGGCGACTTGTCGAACTCCCCGGAACCGATCCAGATCAAAATCTTTGCCAATGATCAGAACCTGTTGAACCAGCTAGGCGAGCGGGTCGCAGATACGATCAGCAAAATTCCGGGTGTCGTGGACGTGCAGAATGGGGTAGAGAACACAATCAGTGGTCCTGCAACGAATTTTCAGGTGGACCCAGTGGTTGCAGCCCGCCTTGGATTCACGCCGCAGGAGGTATCTCAGGATGCGACCAGTATTCTGGATGGCATCCCGACAACGGACCCATTGATTGCAAACAACCGGCCTTACACGATTCGTGTGCGATTAGGCGAGGCAACGCGCAGTTCTCTTGAGGCAATTGAAAATACGGTCTTCAACAGCAGCACGGGGCATACCGCCACTCTTGGATCCTTGGCAAATATTCAACAATTGCCGCCGCAGAATGAAATCCGCAGGGAAAACCTGCAGCAGATGATTGTCGTCACGGGCAGGCTGGAAGGATCAGACCTGGGTACGGCGATGGCACAGGTGCAGCAGGCAGTGGCGGGTCTCCATTTGCCACCGAATGTGCGGGTGACCTATGGAGGGACCTACGAGGAACAGCAGAAGTCGTTTCATGATCTGATGCGAGTGCTGCTGTTAGCGCTCGCGCTGGTATTTGGGGTCCTGTTGACGGAGTTCCGAAATTTCGCAGCGCCGGCTGCGATTCTTGCCTCGTCTGTACTTTCGATCGCTGGGGTCGTATTTGCACTGCTTCTTACTGGCACCACGTTCAATGTCGCCTCATTTATGGGCCTGATCATGGTCATCGGAATTGTGGCGAAAAATGGGATCCTGCTGCTGGATGCGGACGAGAAGTTCCGTGCGGAAGGGGTTTCGCCACGTGACGCGATGGTCCATGCAGCGCAGCGGCGGCTGCGACCCATTCTGATGACTGCAATTGCCGCCGTCTGCGGGATGTTGCCACTGGCCTTTGCCATTGGGTCCGGATCCCAGATGCTGCAACCGCTTGCCATTGCGGTCATCGGAGGACTGTGCATCTCCATGGTGCTGAGTCTGGTGGTGACTCCTGTGGTCTATTACTATCTGACGCGCAGTCGGGAAATGCTCTGA
- a CDS encoding efflux RND transporter periplasmic adaptor subunit, translated as MLRISGKTYCSVTLVAALAFAGCAKKEAALQVEVEVQAEHPEVGPMAAHITADAVLAPLAQAAIAPKISAPVKKFYVQRGSHVKAGQLLAVLENRDLEAAALDNQGSYTAAEAAYATATKAQVPEDYQKAELDFAQAKANLELNQSIVKSRKQLFAEGAIPGRDLDTAVAALVQAQAAYDSAKKHLDSMQTVSREAALKAAQGQLESAKGRYLGAEAQVSYSEIRSPIDGVVTDRPLFAGETAAAGAPLLTVMDTSALLAKLHISQLLAQQLKVGDPAVVTVPGMEETVPAKVSLVSPALDPGSTTIEIWVRAENKDGALKVGTPVHVAIQTKAVSNAVKVPISALLSAQDGSTSVMVMSPDGVAHKRRVQTGIRDEKEVQIMSGVTPADMVITEGAYSLDDGTRVKLASSGQEKPAAHQRGGDDD; from the coding sequence ATGCTGAGAATCTCAGGAAAAACATATTGCTCAGTCACTCTGGTTGCCGCGCTGGCGTTTGCCGGCTGTGCAAAAAAAGAGGCCGCACTTCAGGTAGAGGTTGAAGTGCAGGCTGAGCATCCGGAAGTTGGACCGATGGCGGCGCACATTACGGCCGATGCTGTGCTGGCTCCGTTGGCGCAGGCTGCAATTGCACCGAAGATCAGCGCGCCGGTGAAGAAGTTTTATGTGCAGCGCGGATCACACGTGAAGGCCGGGCAGTTGCTTGCGGTGCTCGAAAACCGCGATCTGGAAGCTGCAGCCCTGGACAATCAGGGCAGCTATACCGCGGCCGAGGCAGCGTACGCGACAGCGACGAAAGCACAGGTCCCGGAAGACTATCAGAAGGCCGAGTTGGATTTCGCACAGGCAAAAGCCAATCTGGAACTCAACCAGAGCATTGTGAAGAGTCGTAAACAGCTTTTTGCGGAAGGGGCGATTCCGGGCCGCGATCTGGACACTGCAGTGGCTGCGCTGGTACAGGCGCAGGCGGCATATGATTCGGCGAAGAAGCACCTTGATTCCATGCAGACAGTCAGCCGTGAGGCGGCACTGAAGGCGGCGCAGGGCCAGCTGGAGTCTGCCAAAGGCAGATATCTTGGCGCAGAAGCACAGGTGAGCTACTCGGAAATCCGTAGCCCGATTGATGGAGTGGTGACGGACCGACCGCTCTTTGCAGGCGAAACAGCGGCGGCAGGGGCGCCACTGCTGACAGTGATGGACACTTCGGCGCTGCTGGCAAAGCTGCACATTTCGCAATTGCTGGCCCAGCAGCTCAAAGTGGGCGACCCGGCAGTCGTGACTGTTCCAGGAATGGAAGAAACCGTGCCGGCCAAGGTTTCACTGGTTAGCCCGGCGCTCGATCCTGGCAGCACAACCATCGAAATATGGGTAAGGGCCGAAAACAAAGATGGTGCCTTGAAAGTAGGCACGCCGGTCCATGTTGCCATACAGACAAAGGCCGTGAGCAATGCCGTCAAGGTCCCGATCAGTGCCTTGCTTTCGGCACAGGACGGCAGCACCTCCGTAATGGTGATGAGTCCAGATGGGGTGGCGCACAAAAGGCGGGTGCAGACGGGAATCCGGGACGAGAAAGAAGTCCAGATCATGAGCGGTGTTACGCCGGCGGACATGGTCATTACTGAAGGCGCATACAGTCTGGATGATGGAACCAGGGTAAAGCTGGCTTCCTCTGGCCAAGAAAAGCCTGCGGCGCATCAGAGAGGTGGAGACGATGATTAG
- a CDS encoding TolC family protein gives MNYRAGFVAVMAGLLSVCGLYAQQTAVTAPVTITLDEAIRRAEANEPAFAASVADSKVAALDRSIARAALLPNAVYHNQYLYTQGGTGTTTPRFIANNAVHEYTSQGVVNETVGLAGVAEIKRADAAAAFAEAQLEVARRGLVATVVGLYYGLLSADQKLQVATRAAGEADAFVDLTQKREAAREAAHADVIKAQLEQQQRRRDLEDAKVAAERARLELGVLLFPDPRTQYVLQEAPIRDGLPTRAEVEAAASANNPDIKSAFAALRQSDAEVLAARAAYLPDLGVSAMYGIDAPQFAVRGPDGLHNLGYSAMVTVDIPVWDWLSTQHKVRQSEIRRDAARVALTAAQRRLIAELDEYYSEAVAAHNQLASLDQSVQTAADSLRLTKMRYTGGEATVLEVVDAQNALTLAENAREDGRVRYEMALANLQTLTGTL, from the coding sequence GTGAATTACAGAGCAGGATTTGTGGCGGTGATGGCGGGGCTTTTGTCTGTATGTGGGCTGTATGCCCAGCAAACGGCCGTGACTGCTCCGGTCACCATCACCCTGGATGAGGCCATCCGAAGGGCCGAGGCCAATGAGCCTGCGTTTGCCGCAAGCGTGGCAGACAGCAAAGTAGCAGCGCTGGACCGCTCGATTGCGCGTGCGGCACTTTTGCCGAATGCGGTCTATCACAACCAGTATCTTTACACTCAAGGCGGCACGGGGACTACGACTCCGCGTTTTATTGCCAATAATGCAGTCCACGAATATACAAGCCAGGGCGTGGTGAATGAGACAGTCGGGCTTGCCGGAGTGGCTGAGATCAAGCGGGCCGATGCTGCCGCCGCATTTGCAGAAGCGCAATTGGAAGTGGCAAGAAGAGGACTGGTGGCGACAGTGGTGGGTCTTTACTATGGGCTTCTTTCCGCCGACCAGAAATTGCAGGTTGCCACCCGGGCGGCTGGCGAGGCCGATGCCTTTGTGGACCTGACGCAGAAGCGCGAGGCGGCGCGCGAGGCGGCCCATGCCGATGTCATCAAGGCCCAGCTAGAGCAGCAGCAGCGTCGTCGTGACCTGGAAGATGCCAAAGTTGCAGCAGAAAGAGCGCGTCTGGAGCTGGGGGTACTGCTTTTTCCCGACCCGCGCACGCAGTATGTGCTCCAGGAGGCCCCGATCCGCGATGGTTTACCGACGCGCGCCGAGGTGGAAGCTGCAGCGTCGGCAAACAATCCTGACATCAAGAGCGCGTTTGCGGCGTTGCGGCAGAGTGATGCGGAGGTATTGGCTGCGCGCGCTGCGTATCTGCCGGACCTGGGAGTGAGCGCGATGTATGGAATCGATGCGCCGCAGTTTGCGGTCCGCGGGCCGGATGGGCTGCATAACCTGGGCTACTCCGCGATGGTGACGGTGGACATTCCGGTATGGGACTGGCTTTCGACGCAGCACAAAGTCCGGCAGAGCGAGATACGCCGCGATGCAGCGCGTGTGGCTTTGACGGCCGCGCAGCGCAGGCTGATTGCGGAACTTGATGAGTATTATTCCGAAGCGGTGGCTGCACACAACCAGCTTGCTTCACTGGACCAGAGTGTGCAGACAGCTGCGGACAGTCTGCGGCTGACCAAAATGCGCTACACAGGCGGTGAGGCCACGGTGCTGGAAGTGGTGGATGCACAGAATGCGCTGACTCTGGCAGAAAATGCGCGCGAGGATGGGCGCGTCCGCTACGAGATGGCGTTGGCGAATTTGCAGACATTAACAGGGACCTTGTAA
- a CDS encoding Re/Si-specific NAD(P)(+) transhydrogenase subunit alpha, translating to MPGTLGILLETFPQERRVALVPRQCEALKKAGLEVIMEQSAGASAGFPDELYVARGARIASREDVFEQADIIAQVRCLGANPEAGRADLRNFRPGQVLIGFAEPLTAIQECSSLASAGVSLLALELIPRITRAQSMDALSSMATIAGYRAVLLAAMHLPKIFPLLMTAAGTITPAKVFVLGAGVAGLQAIATARRLGAVVSAYDVRSAVKEQVESVGAKFVVLAVEAEAAEDKGGYAKALGEDFYRKQREQLTEVLREQDVVITTAAVPGRKAPVLITAEMVSAMQPGSVIVDIAAERGGNCELTRAGETIVHHDVTILGPVNLPSSVPNHASQMFSANIAAVTKLLIQNGSISLNLEDEIIREALVTHQGRIVHPRVAELAASGAPA from the coding sequence TTGCCTGGGACCCTTGGGATTCTGCTGGAGACCTTCCCTCAGGAACGCCGGGTAGCGCTCGTACCCCGCCAGTGCGAAGCGCTCAAAAAAGCCGGACTTGAGGTCATCATGGAACAGTCTGCTGGCGCTTCAGCAGGCTTTCCCGACGAACTATACGTAGCACGTGGTGCGCGCATCGCCAGCCGCGAAGATGTCTTTGAGCAGGCCGACATCATCGCCCAGGTGCGCTGTCTTGGCGCCAATCCTGAAGCAGGCCGTGCCGATCTCAGGAATTTCCGCCCCGGTCAGGTGCTCATTGGTTTCGCTGAACCACTCACGGCGATTCAGGAATGCTCCAGCCTGGCCAGTGCCGGAGTTTCCCTGCTTGCACTCGAGTTGATTCCGCGCATCACGCGCGCCCAGAGTATGGACGCTCTTTCCTCGATGGCCACCATCGCCGGTTACCGTGCCGTTCTTCTCGCAGCAATGCATCTGCCCAAAATCTTTCCATTGCTCATGACGGCCGCCGGAACCATCACTCCGGCCAAGGTCTTTGTTCTTGGAGCAGGCGTCGCCGGACTCCAGGCCATCGCCACCGCCCGCCGTCTGGGGGCCGTCGTCAGCGCATATGACGTGCGCTCTGCCGTCAAGGAACAAGTGGAAAGCGTCGGGGCAAAATTCGTCGTGCTGGCCGTGGAAGCGGAAGCTGCGGAAGACAAGGGCGGATACGCCAAAGCCCTCGGGGAAGACTTTTACCGCAAACAGCGCGAGCAACTCACTGAGGTGCTTCGCGAACAGGACGTTGTCATCACTACGGCGGCCGTGCCCGGGCGCAAAGCCCCCGTGCTGATTACCGCCGAGATGGTTTCTGCCATGCAGCCCGGCTCCGTAATCGTGGACATCGCCGCCGAACGCGGCGGTAACTGTGAACTCACCAGGGCAGGCGAAACCATCGTCCACCATGATGTGACGATCCTCGGCCCGGTCAACCTGCCATCAAGCGTCCCCAACCATGCCAGCCAGATGTTTTCGGCCAATATTGCCGCAGTAACCAAATTGCTGATACAGAACGGCAGTATCTCGCTCAATCTTGAGGACGAGATCATCCGCGAGGCCCTGGTCACACACCAGGGCCGCATCGTGCATCCGCGCGTCGCAGAGCTTGCAGCTTCAGGTGCTCCTGCTTAG
- a CDS encoding NAD(P) transhydrogenase subunit alpha: protein MPADFISNLYVFILAGFVGFELIKRVSPLLHTPLMSLTNALDAIVVVAAIIITGRHGTPLTTTLGAIAIAASFSNMVGGFFITDRMVRMFKSGGAKRP from the coding sequence ATGCCAGCAGATTTTATCTCAAATCTTTATGTCTTCATCCTTGCTGGATTTGTCGGCTTTGAGCTGATCAAGCGGGTATCACCGCTTTTGCATACGCCGCTGATGTCACTGACCAATGCCCTGGACGCCATCGTCGTCGTCGCGGCCATCATCATCACCGGGAGACACGGAACGCCTTTGACCACCACACTTGGGGCCATTGCGATCGCTGCCTCGTTCAGCAATATGGTCGGCGGCTTCTTCATCACAGACCGAATGGTGCGCATGTTCAAGTCCGGCGGAGCAAAAAGACCATGA